A window from Micromonospora terminaliae encodes these proteins:
- a CDS encoding PadR family transcriptional regulator, whose amino-acid sequence MELTANELTVLGLVIERPQHGYDLEQVIEQRGIRQWTDIGFSSIYYLLAKLETRGLLHVPHAPAAAKSRRVFHATARGREVAARTTLTLIAEARPVPHPLLVGLANLPLLSPREYAQALRSRLAQVEARLAAVEAAQQSPVPLPLAAREVFSYSLSLLHAERQWLTTRAEVLDDEQD is encoded by the coding sequence GCTCACCGTGCTGGGCCTGGTCATCGAGCGCCCGCAGCACGGCTACGACCTGGAGCAGGTGATCGAGCAGCGCGGCATTCGCCAGTGGACCGACATCGGGTTCTCCTCGATCTACTACCTGCTCGCCAAGCTGGAGACGCGCGGCCTGCTCCACGTCCCGCACGCTCCCGCCGCCGCGAAGTCCCGCCGCGTCTTCCACGCCACCGCCAGAGGCCGCGAGGTTGCGGCGCGCACCACGCTGACCCTGATCGCTGAGGCACGGCCGGTCCCGCACCCGCTGCTGGTCGGCCTGGCCAACCTGCCACTGCTCTCGCCACGGGAGTACGCGCAGGCGCTGCGCAGCCGGTTGGCGCAGGTCGAAGCCCGCCTCGCAGCGGTCGAGGCAGCGCAGCAGTCACCGGTTCCCCTCCCGCTGGCGGCGCGTGAGGTGTTCTCGTACTCGCTGAGCCTGCTGCACGCAGAGCGGCAGTGGCTCACCACCCGAGCCGAGGTACTCGATGACGAACAAGATTGA
- a CDS encoding GyrI-like domain-containing protein → MTNKIDFKKTFDTYRAVRGRFRIVDVPDMQYLMIDGRGDPNTSPAFTTAVEALYPVAYKLKFASKADLGRDYVVPPLEGLWWAEDMDSFTAARDKSRWNWTLLLMVPDWTDQAMFTTAVAQAGAKNRSAGLDDVRLETLSEGRCVQTLHVGSFDDEAGVLAQMHHEFIPGQGLRMVGRHHEIYLSDFRRVAPDKQRTILRQPVTTAAAVAG, encoded by the coding sequence ATGACGAACAAGATTGACTTCAAGAAGACCTTCGACACCTACCGGGCGGTACGAGGCCGGTTCCGGATCGTCGACGTGCCCGACATGCAGTACCTCATGATCGATGGCCGCGGCGATCCCAACACGTCGCCCGCCTTCACCACGGCGGTCGAAGCGCTCTATCCGGTGGCGTACAAGCTGAAGTTCGCCAGCAAGGCGGACCTGGGGCGCGACTACGTCGTTCCGCCCCTGGAAGGTCTGTGGTGGGCCGAGGACATGGATTCCTTCACGGCGGCGCGGGACAAGTCGCGGTGGAACTGGACCCTGCTGCTCATGGTCCCGGACTGGACCGACCAGGCCATGTTCACCACCGCCGTCGCCCAGGCCGGGGCGAAGAACCGGTCAGCGGGTCTCGATGACGTCCGCCTGGAGACCCTGTCCGAGGGGCGGTGCGTGCAGACACTGCACGTCGGCTCCTTCGACGACGAGGCCGGCGTCCTCGCGCAGATGCATCACGAGTTCATCCCCGGACAGGGACTCCGGATGGTCGGCCGTCACCACGAGATCTATCTCAGCGACTTCCGCAGGGTCGCCCCCGACAAGCAGCGCACCATTCTCCGGCAGCCCGTCACCACCGCCGCCGCGGTCGCCGGGTAG